One region of Miscanthus floridulus cultivar M001 chromosome 19, ASM1932011v1, whole genome shotgun sequence genomic DNA includes:
- the LOC136528594 gene encoding glutaredoxin-C8-like codes for MALLGRRIGVAAAAAAFIALAAFGSASSSPKSFVKSTVSAHDVVIFSKSYCPYCKRAKAVFKELELKKEPYVVELDQREDGSEIQDALRDIVGRRTVPQVFVHGKHLGGSDDTVDAYESGKLAKLLNIGVKDDL; via the exons ATGGCGTTGCTGGGCCGGCGGATCGGGGTGGCGGCGGCAGCTGCCGCGTTCATCGCCCTCGCGGCGTTCGGATCCGCCTCGTCCTCGCCCAAATCCTTCGTGAAGTCCACCGTCTCCGCCCACGACGTTGTCATCTTCTCCAAGTCATACTGCCC GTACTGCAAAAGAGCAAAGGCCGTGTTTAAGGAGCTTGAGTTGAAGAAAGAGCCATATGTCGTGGAGCTTGATCAGCGAG AGGATGGTTCGGAGATTCAGGATGCCTTACGTGACATAGTTGGCAGGCGTACTGTTCCTCAAGTTTTTGTCCATGGAAAGCACTTGGGGGGCTCTGACG ATACTGTTGACGCTTATGAAAGTGGAAAACTGGCTAAACTTCTGAACATCGGAGTCAAGGACGATCTTTGA
- the LOC136528845 gene encoding 4-hydroxy-tetrahydrodipicolinate synthase, chloroplastic-like, with product MILPRMPTNLLPARTISPVSNGCAATASPSSPSVAARPRRPSSGLQSVTGRGKFPLAAITLDDYLPMRSTEVKNRTSTDDITSLRLITAVKTPYLPDGRFDLEAYDSLINMQIEGGAEGVIVGGTTGEGHLMSWDEHIMLIGHTVNCFGSRIKVIGNTGSNSTREAVHATEQGFAVGMHAALHINPYYGKTSTEGMISHFEAVLLMGPTIIYNVPSRSAQDIPPEVIVAISGYPNMAGVKECVGHERIKHYADKGITIWNGNDDECHESRWKYGATGVISVTSNLVPGLMHSLMYKGENAMLNEKLLPLMKWLFCQPNPIALNTALAQLGVARPVFRLPYVPLPLEKRTEFVWIVEAIGRGNFVGQKEVRVLDDDDFVLISRY from the exons ATGATTTTGCCGCGGATGCCGACGAATCTCCTCCCGGCGCGGACGATCTCCCCTGTCTCAAATGGCTGCGCAGCGACGGCGAGCCCCTCTTCGCCCTCGGTGGCTGCACGGCCACGGCGACCCTCTTCAGGTCTTCAATCTGT GACTGGCAGAGGGAAGTTTCCCTTGGCAGCCATCACTCTAGATGATTATCTTCCAATGCGAAGTACTGAAGTGAAGAACCG GACATCAACAGATGACATCACAAGTCTGAGACTAATCACAGCAGTCAAAACCCCCTATTTGCCTGATGGAAGATTCGATCTGGAAGCATATGATTCTCTCATAAACATGCAGATAGAGGGTGGTGCTGAAGGTGTAATAGTTGGGGGAACAACAGGAGAGGGTCACCTCATGAGTTGGGATGAACATATCATGCTCATTGGGCATACAGTGAACTGCTTTGGCTCTAGAATTAAAGTGATAGGCAACACAGGAAGTAACTCAACCAGAGAAGCTGTTCACGCAACAGAGCAGGGATTTGCTGTTGGCATGCATGCAGCTCTCCACATCAATCCTTATTATGGGAAGACCTCAACTGAAGGAAtgatttctcattttgaggcTGTCCTCCTAATGGGCCCGACCATTATCTACAACGTGCCATCCCGGAGTGCCCAGGATATCCCCCCTGAAGTTATTGTGGCAATTTCAGGCTATCCAAACATGGCAGGTGTCAAGGAATGCGTTGGGCATGAGAGGATCAAGCACTATGCTGACAAAGGTATAACAATTTGGAACGGTAACGACGACGAGTGCCATGAGTCTAGGTGGAAATATGGTGCTACTGGAGTCATTTCTGTTACTAGCAACCTTGTTCCTGGGCTCATGCATAGCCTCATGTACAAAGGCGAGAATGCGATGCTGAATGAGAAGCTATTACCCCTGATGAAATGGTTGTTCTGCCAACCAAATCCGATTGCTCTCAACACTGCTCTGGCTCAGCTCGGCGTGGCAAGGCCCGTCTTCAGACTGCCATATGTTCCGCTTCCTCTTGAAAAGAGGACCGAGTTCGTCTGGATTGTTGAGGCTATTGGACGGGGGAATTTTGTGGGACAAAAAGAGGTCCGGGTTCTTGATGATGATGATTTCGTGTTGATCAGTAGGTACTAG